The proteins below are encoded in one region of Pseudonocardia sp. DSM 110487:
- a CDS encoding esterase-like activity of phytase family protein, protein MSFRRRPAVPRLLAAMATPALVLTVAACGPTASPPEAPPASTTLEVGAFLGEHRIPPGTQYGGTTVGGFSGLDRDPESESWVIVSDDRSSLQPARFYTANLRFDGPDAALSAVELTGTTPFLRPDGTPYPPLEGGDGTTVDPEDIRVDPATHQLIWSQEGERLVPGDGTAPTLIDPGVRFAQRDGRVGAELAVPPEQRADAGDRGIRQNQGPEGLTLADRGNLVVTALEGPLLQDGPLPTRTVGALSRIVLQTRAGEIVSEFVYPQEPIFADPVPADGFANSGVTAVLAVDDADPAHYLVVERSFVTGVGNKIRLYEVDTAGATDIAGGQQVSGATPVTKRLLLDLADLPLASVDNIEGMAWGPDRPDGSRTLVLVSDDNFSETQVTQFVAVAVR, encoded by the coding sequence ATGTCGTTTCGTCGCCGCCCGGCCGTCCCCCGCCTGCTCGCCGCCATGGCAACGCCGGCTCTCGTCCTGACGGTTGCCGCGTGCGGGCCCACCGCATCCCCGCCCGAGGCGCCACCGGCCTCGACGACGCTCGAGGTCGGCGCCTTCCTCGGTGAACACCGCATACCGCCCGGCACGCAGTACGGCGGCACCACCGTCGGTGGGTTCTCGGGTCTGGACCGCGATCCGGAGAGCGAGAGCTGGGTCATCGTCAGCGACGACCGCTCGTCGCTGCAGCCTGCCCGGTTCTACACGGCGAACCTGCGGTTCGACGGCCCGGACGCGGCGCTCTCGGCCGTCGAACTCACCGGCACCACCCCGTTCCTGCGCCCCGACGGCACTCCGTACCCGCCGCTGGAAGGCGGCGACGGCACCACCGTCGACCCGGAGGACATCCGCGTCGACCCGGCCACCCACCAGCTCATCTGGAGCCAGGAGGGCGAGCGCCTCGTGCCGGGCGACGGCACGGCACCCACGCTGATCGACCCCGGCGTCCGATTCGCACAGCGCGACGGACGCGTCGGCGCCGAGCTGGCGGTGCCGCCGGAGCAACGGGCGGATGCGGGCGATCGCGGCATCCGGCAGAACCAGGGTCCGGAAGGCCTGACCCTCGCCGACCGCGGCAACCTCGTCGTCACCGCGCTGGAAGGTCCGCTGCTGCAAGACGGCCCGCTGCCGACCCGCACGGTCGGCGCCCTGTCCCGGATCGTGCTGCAGACCAGGGCCGGTGAGATCGTCTCCGAGTTCGTCTACCCGCAGGAGCCGATCTTCGCCGACCCGGTGCCCGCGGACGGGTTCGCGAACAGCGGCGTGACCGCCGTGCTCGCCGTCGACGACGCCGACCCAGCCCACTACCTGGTCGTCGAACGGTCGTTCGTGACGGGCGTCGGGAACAAGATCCGTCTCTACGAGGTGGACACGGCAGGTGCCACCGACATCGCGGGCGGGCAGCAGGTCAGCGGCGCCACCCCCGTCACCAAGCGGCTGCTCCTCGACCTGGCGGATCTCCCGCTCGCGTCGGTCGACAACATCGAGGGAATGGCGTGGGGCCCCGACCGCCCCGACGGCTCCCGAACGCTGGTGCTGGTCAGCGACGACAACTTCTCCGAGACACAGGTCACCCAGTTCGTCGCGGTGGCCGTCCGGTAA
- a CDS encoding MarR family winged helix-turn-helix transcriptional regulator produces the protein MSDTRWLDEHEQHTWRSFLTAQRLLFDGIERQLQQDSSIPHTYYEILVRLSEAPERTLRMSELASTSLSSRSRISHAVARLEESGWVRRRPCEHDKRGQLAELTESGMAGLEAAAPGHVEAVRRGLFDALSPEQVAALRDVSDTLVAHLSNEPVWPAADDSGSEAATGE, from the coding sequence GTGTCCGACACGCGATGGCTCGACGAGCACGAGCAGCACACGTGGCGCAGCTTCCTGACCGCCCAGCGGCTGCTCTTCGACGGCATCGAGCGGCAGCTGCAGCAGGACTCCAGCATTCCGCACACCTACTACGAGATCCTCGTGCGGCTGTCCGAGGCGCCAGAGCGCACGCTGCGGATGAGCGAGCTCGCCAGTACCTCGCTGTCCTCCCGCAGCCGCATCTCGCACGCGGTGGCCCGGCTGGAGGAGTCCGGCTGGGTACGGCGGCGGCCGTGCGAGCACGACAAGCGCGGCCAGCTCGCCGAGCTCACCGAATCGGGCATGGCAGGCCTTGAGGCGGCCGCTCCCGGGCACGTCGAGGCCGTGCGGCGGGGCCTGTTCGACGCGCTCTCCCCTGAGCAGGTGGCGGCCCTGCGTGACGTCAGTGACACCCTCGTCGCGCACCTGTCGAACGAACCGGTGTGGCCGGCGGCAGACGATTCCGGCTCCGAGGCGGCGACGGGCGAATAG
- a CDS encoding YceI family protein has protein sequence MTSATTTSIPGYLAGTWDIDTSHSDVSFTVRHMMVSKVRGRFGAFSGEIVTGENLADSSVVATIDATSIDTNNEQRDGHIRSADFFDVENHPEWTFRSTGVRASGDDLVVDGELTIKGVTKPVSLALEVNGFGPDAWGGTRAGFSASTTIDRNDFGVDIKMPLDGGGVVLSDKVQIHLEIEGVLRQA, from the coding sequence ATGACCAGCGCAACCACCACCTCGATCCCGGGCTACCTCGCGGGAACCTGGGACATCGACACGAGCCACTCCGATGTCTCCTTCACGGTCCGCCACATGATGGTGAGCAAGGTACGCGGCCGTTTCGGCGCGTTCTCCGGCGAGATCGTCACCGGCGAGAACCTGGCCGACTCCTCCGTCGTCGCGACGATCGACGCCACCTCGATCGACACGAACAACGAGCAGCGCGACGGGCACATCCGCTCGGCCGACTTCTTCGACGTCGAGAACCACCCGGAGTGGACCTTCCGCTCCACGGGCGTGCGCGCCAGCGGCGATGACCTCGTGGTCGACGGCGAGCTGACGATCAAGGGCGTGACCAAGCCGGTGTCCCTGGCACTCGAGGTCAACGGCTTCGGTCCGGACGCATGGGGCGGCACCCGCGCCGGGTTCTCCGCCTCCACCACGATCGACCGCAACGACTTCGGCGTCGACATCAAGATGCCGCTCGACGGCGGCGGCGTGGTCCTGAGCGACAAGGTGCAGATCCACCTCGAGATCGAGGGCGTGCTCCGCCAGGCGTGA
- a CDS encoding LysR family transcriptional regulator, translating to MSTNLTLQQLRVVVAVHEAGSFTAAAEQLLVAQSSLSRTVAEVERRLGAPLFERTTRRLEPTPAGREIVAAARRAVDAVDAEMRHVEGYLAGRTGRVRIATLPSLAAILLPGVVSAFRAEHPQVELSIEDALSDEVLERVRGGLVDLAVTVVSQTPDPLDGLTVTPVATDRFCCVVPPAHRFAGRDVLSWSELAGEAFIAFDRTTSIRQHVDASLAAAGVTPRQVVAARNIAAVAGLVAADLGVSVVPGLVLPLMRFAGVRHVVLDEPAAHRTMAVVRAAARPLSPIATAFVAALTDPALTRPELPEQARWLDAT from the coding sequence GTGAGCACGAATCTGACGCTCCAGCAGTTGCGCGTGGTGGTCGCGGTGCACGAGGCCGGCAGCTTCACGGCGGCGGCCGAGCAGCTACTGGTGGCGCAGTCCTCGCTCAGCCGGACGGTGGCCGAGGTGGAGCGGCGGCTGGGCGCGCCGCTCTTCGAACGGACCACCCGGCGGTTGGAGCCGACCCCGGCCGGTCGGGAGATCGTGGCCGCGGCCCGGCGCGCGGTCGATGCGGTGGACGCCGAGATGCGCCACGTCGAGGGCTACCTCGCGGGGCGAACGGGGCGGGTGCGCATCGCGACGCTGCCCTCGCTCGCCGCGATCCTGCTGCCCGGGGTGGTCTCGGCGTTCCGGGCCGAGCACCCGCAGGTGGAGCTCTCGATCGAGGACGCGCTGTCGGACGAGGTCCTCGAACGGGTCCGCGGCGGCCTCGTCGACCTGGCGGTCACGGTGGTGTCGCAGACGCCCGACCCCCTGGACGGCCTCACGGTCACGCCGGTGGCCACCGACCGGTTCTGCTGCGTGGTGCCACCCGCGCATCGGTTCGCCGGCCGGGACGTGCTCTCGTGGAGCGAGCTCGCCGGGGAGGCGTTCATCGCCTTCGACCGCACCACGAGCATCCGCCAGCACGTCGATGCCTCCCTCGCCGCGGCGGGCGTCACGCCGCGGCAGGTGGTGGCGGCCCGCAACATCGCCGCGGTCGCGGGCCTGGTGGCGGCCGACCTCGGCGTCTCGGTGGTGCCCGGCCTCGTCCTCCCGCTGATGAGGTTCGCCGGGGTGCGCCACGTCGTGCTGGACGAGCCGGCCGCCCACCGGACGATGGCGGTCGTGCGGGCCGCCGCGCGCCCGCTCTCGCCCATCGCGACGGCGTTCGTCGCGGCGCTCACCGATCCCGCGCTGACGCGGCCCGAGTTGCCGGAGCAGGCGCGCTGGCTGGACGCGACCTGA
- a CDS encoding CitMHS family transporter, producing MLAATGFLTIAAFLVAVLSQRVSVFVALTVLPILAAIVVGAGGRLGELILGGFETVAPVAIMITFAVLYFCLMVDAGLFDPAVRRVVRWAGGDPLKITVGTAVLTLLVALDGDGASTFLIMVSAMLPIYRRLGMRPLVLTAVICLAAGVMNMIPWGGPTARAMAALDLTSGDVFVPVLPAMGAGIVWVLVAAVLIGRAERKRIGTVTEPGAAVPADAPGAAHAPAEAPVDRIRFWLNVALTLALVVVLLAQLAELPVVFVVAFVLALLVNRPGWEAQKDLFTRHGHSVVLVTTMIFAAGVFTGVLGGTGMIEAMARAVVGLVPEGAGGALPTLVAVTSMPLSLVFTPDAYYFGVLPVLAETSAALGGDPAEVARAAILGQMTTGFPLSPLTASTFILVGMAGVQLGAHQRFVFGWAFGTTLVMTAVALATGAIV from the coding sequence ATGCTCGCCGCGACCGGTTTCCTGACGATCGCCGCCTTCCTGGTGGCCGTGCTGTCCCAACGTGTGTCGGTGTTCGTCGCGCTCACCGTGCTGCCGATCCTCGCGGCCATCGTGGTCGGCGCGGGAGGCCGGCTCGGTGAGCTGATCCTCGGCGGGTTCGAGACCGTGGCCCCGGTCGCGATCATGATCACGTTCGCGGTGCTCTACTTCTGCCTGATGGTCGACGCCGGGCTCTTCGACCCGGCGGTGCGCCGCGTGGTGCGCTGGGCGGGCGGCGACCCACTGAAGATCACCGTGGGGACGGCGGTGCTCACGCTCCTCGTCGCGCTCGACGGGGACGGCGCGTCCACCTTCCTGATCATGGTGTCCGCCATGCTGCCGATCTACCGACGGCTCGGCATGCGCCCGCTCGTGCTCACCGCGGTGATCTGCCTCGCCGCCGGCGTGATGAACATGATCCCGTGGGGCGGGCCAACCGCACGCGCGATGGCCGCCCTCGACCTGACCAGCGGCGACGTCTTCGTGCCGGTGCTGCCCGCGATGGGCGCCGGCATCGTGTGGGTGCTGGTGGCGGCCGTGCTGATCGGGCGCGCCGAACGCAAGCGGATCGGGACGGTCACCGAGCCCGGCGCCGCCGTACCCGCCGATGCGCCGGGCGCGGCTCACGCGCCCGCGGAGGCGCCGGTCGACCGCATCCGGTTCTGGCTCAACGTCGCGCTCACCCTCGCGCTCGTGGTGGTCCTGCTGGCCCAGCTGGCCGAGCTGCCCGTCGTGTTCGTCGTCGCGTTCGTGCTGGCGCTGCTGGTGAACCGGCCCGGCTGGGAGGCCCAGAAGGACCTGTTCACCCGGCACGGCCACAGCGTGGTGCTCGTCACCACGATGATCTTCGCCGCCGGGGTGTTCACCGGCGTGCTCGGCGGCACCGGGATGATCGAGGCGATGGCCAGGGCGGTCGTCGGTCTCGTGCCCGAGGGCGCAGGCGGCGCACTCCCGACGCTCGTGGCCGTGACCAGCATGCCGCTGAGCCTCGTGTTCACGCCGGACGCGTACTACTTCGGCGTGCTCCCGGTGCTCGCCGAGACCTCGGCCGCGCTCGGCGGCGACCCGGCCGAGGTCGCTCGAGCCGCGATCCTGGGCCAGATGACCACGGGCTTCCCGCTCAGCCCGCTCACCGCATCGACGTTCATCCTGGTCGGGATGGCCGGGGTGCAGCTGGGCGCCCACCAGCGGTTCGTGTTCGGCTGGGCGTTCGGCACCACGCTCGTCATGACGGCGGTCGCGCTCGCCACCGGGGCGATCGTATGA
- a CDS encoding acyclic terpene utilization AtuA family protein has product MRTVRIGAGAGFAGDRLEPAVELAERAGLADIVLECLAERTIALGQQRRLADPAAGYDPRLVARFERLLPVALARGVRVITNMGAANPLRAGEVTRDLLARLGSTARIAVVTGDDVLDRLDLDTPALEDGRPLVAHGEVVAANAYLGADAVLPALEAGAHVVVTGRVADPSLFLAPLAHRLDRDLADPGFAAAGTLVGHLLECAGQLTGGYFADPGVKDVPGLADLGFPYADVAADGTAEYAKLPGTGGVLDRATVREQLLYEITDPTGYRTPDVVLDLRGVTAVQVGPDRVRVAGALGRPRPDQLKVSVGYRAGHKVEAEISYSGPRADRRAALAADVLAARLTGLPVRPRIDVLGVAPPDGDEHAECRVRVAALATERSVLDVIGHEVEALYTNGPSGGGGVRVFTGEVIGVVSTLVPRAAVAPTVTIVEASDARPAA; this is encoded by the coding sequence ATGAGGACCGTCCGGATCGGAGCAGGCGCCGGGTTCGCGGGCGACCGGCTCGAACCCGCCGTCGAGCTGGCCGAGCGGGCCGGGCTCGCCGACATCGTGCTGGAGTGCCTCGCCGAGCGCACGATCGCGCTCGGGCAGCAACGTCGCCTCGCCGACCCCGCCGCGGGCTACGACCCGCGGCTCGTCGCCCGGTTCGAACGGCTGCTGCCGGTGGCTCTCGCGCGCGGCGTGCGGGTGATCACGAACATGGGTGCGGCCAACCCGCTGCGCGCAGGCGAGGTCACCAGGGACCTGCTGGCCCGGCTGGGCTCGACCGCGCGCATCGCCGTCGTGACCGGCGACGACGTCCTCGACCGGCTCGATCTCGACACCCCCGCACTCGAGGACGGGCGGCCGCTGGTCGCCCACGGCGAGGTGGTCGCCGCGAACGCGTACCTGGGGGCCGACGCCGTGCTGCCCGCGCTCGAGGCGGGGGCCCACGTCGTCGTCACGGGGCGGGTGGCCGACCCCTCGCTGTTCCTCGCGCCCCTCGCCCACCGCCTCGACCGCGACCTCGCCGACCCGGGCTTCGCGGCGGCCGGCACGCTCGTCGGGCACCTGCTCGAATGCGCGGGCCAGCTCACCGGCGGATACTTCGCCGACCCTGGCGTCAAGGACGTGCCGGGCCTCGCCGACCTCGGCTTCCCGTACGCGGACGTCGCGGCGGACGGCACCGCCGAGTACGCCAAGCTGCCCGGCACCGGCGGTGTGCTCGACCGGGCCACGGTGCGGGAGCAGCTGCTCTACGAGATCACCGATCCCACCGGCTACCGCACCCCCGACGTCGTACTCGACCTGCGCGGCGTGACCGCCGTGCAGGTGGGGCCGGATCGGGTGCGGGTGGCGGGCGCGCTGGGGCGGCCGCGCCCGGACCAGCTCAAGGTGAGCGTGGGCTACCGGGCGGGGCACAAGGTCGAGGCCGAGATCTCCTACTCCGGCCCGCGGGCCGACCGGCGCGCCGCGCTCGCCGCCGACGTCCTCGCCGCACGGCTCACAGGCCTGCCGGTGCGCCCGCGGATCGACGTGCTCGGCGTCGCACCCCCGGACGGCGACGAGCACGCGGAGTGCCGGGTGCGGGTGGCGGCGCTGGCAACCGAGAGGTCCGTGCTCGACGTCATCGGGCACGAGGTCGAGGCCCTCTACACCAACGGACCGTCGGGAGGCGGTGGCGTGCGCGTGTTCACCGGGGAGGTCATCGGGGTGGTGTCCACGCTCGTCCCGCGGGCGGCGGTCGCGCCGACCGTCACGATCGTGGAGGCCTCGGATGCCCGTCCGGCTGCATGA
- a CDS encoding DUF6597 domain-containing transcriptional factor, with amino-acid sequence MGYREIPPPRQLRGEIECAWTAGVAAGSPAESVHVLPDGCMDLVWTGQELLVAGPDTGPQPARRQPGVLSAGLRFAPGRLPALLGIPAAEVRDQRVPLADLQPALARRALARLEQGERPLPVLLGLTLALPGDPAELAVRTVAAQLADGASARATADRLGWTERSLHRRCLTAFGYGPAVLRRVLRFRRAALLLYDGVPIAEAAAVAGYADQPHLSREMRALAGVAPSQIYGGQRSNGA; translated from the coding sequence GTGGGCTACCGGGAGATCCCGCCACCCCGTCAGCTGCGGGGTGAGATCGAGTGCGCGTGGACGGCCGGGGTCGCCGCCGGTTCCCCCGCTGAGTCCGTGCACGTGCTGCCGGACGGGTGCATGGACCTGGTCTGGACGGGGCAGGAGCTCCTCGTCGCCGGGCCCGACACCGGGCCGCAACCGGCTCGCCGGCAGCCCGGCGTCCTGAGTGCCGGCCTGCGCTTCGCCCCCGGCCGGCTCCCGGCACTGCTCGGGATCCCGGCGGCTGAGGTACGCGACCAGCGGGTGCCGCTTGCCGACCTGCAGCCCGCCCTCGCGCGGCGAGCGCTCGCCCGCCTCGAACAGGGCGAGCGTCCCCTTCCGGTACTCCTCGGCCTCACGCTCGCGCTGCCGGGCGACCCGGCCGAGCTCGCTGTCCGCACGGTCGCGGCGCAGCTGGCCGACGGCGCATCCGCCAGGGCCACGGCCGACCGGCTCGGCTGGACCGAGCGCTCCCTGCACCGCCGCTGCCTCACCGCCTTCGGGTACGGGCCCGCGGTGCTGCGCCGAGTGCTGCGTTTTCGGCGGGCCGCACTCCTGCTCTACGACGGCGTCCCGATCGCGGAGGCCGCCGCCGTCGCCGGCTACGCCGACCAGCCGCACCTGTCCCGGGAGATGCGGGCGCTGGCCGGCGTCGCCCCGAGCCAGATCTACGGCGGTCAGCGATCCAACGGCGCGTAG
- a CDS encoding VOC family protein: protein MTIEAKLDAIGIVAADLAKSLAFYRALGLAVPDGAENEPHVEVQLGGGMRLMFDTEETVRSFHPSWSPAVGAGRIGLAVSLPDAAAVDAMYAKLTAAGHHGELEPFDAPWGQRYASMNDPDGNGVDLYAPLDR from the coding sequence ATGACGATCGAAGCGAAGCTGGACGCCATCGGCATCGTCGCGGCCGACCTGGCGAAGTCACTGGCCTTCTACCGCGCGCTCGGGCTCGCCGTGCCCGACGGCGCCGAGAACGAGCCGCACGTCGAAGTGCAGCTCGGCGGCGGCATGCGGCTGATGTTCGACACCGAGGAGACGGTGCGCTCGTTCCACCCGTCGTGGAGCCCTGCCGTCGGTGCCGGGCGGATCGGCCTCGCCGTGTCGCTCCCGGACGCGGCCGCGGTGGACGCGATGTACGCGAAGCTGACCGCCGCAGGCCACCACGGTGAGCTGGAGCCGTTCGACGCTCCGTGGGGGCAGCGCTACGCCAGCATGAACGACCCGGACGGCAACGGCGTGGACCTCTACGCGCCGTTGGATCGCTGA
- a CDS encoding helix-turn-helix transcriptional regulator yields MPNIRHDPVAPTRQQPLASGESIDPHRHDDHQILYAGSGVLAITTDAGTWFAPGTRAIWVPAGTVHAHRAYGDLELHMLGLPAATNPLGLDRPTVLVVSPLLRELIRAYTGAPHDDGPERRRLRAVLLDELHASPQRPVHLPEPTDPRLAAVCAALRRDPADARTLAALAADAGVSERTLTRLFRAELGMTFPQWRTQLRLYNALRMLADGSQVTTVAHACGWSSTSAFIDVFRRAYGHTPGTHLSDSFTTRRRHRA; encoded by the coding sequence ATGCCGAACATCCGCCACGACCCGGTGGCGCCGACCCGGCAGCAGCCCCTTGCCAGCGGCGAGAGCATCGACCCACACCGGCACGACGACCACCAGATCCTCTACGCGGGCTCCGGTGTCCTGGCGATCACCACCGACGCCGGCACCTGGTTCGCCCCCGGAACCCGCGCGATCTGGGTCCCGGCCGGCACCGTGCACGCCCACCGCGCATACGGCGATCTCGAGCTCCACATGCTGGGCCTGCCGGCGGCCACCAACCCGCTCGGCCTGGACCGCCCCACCGTGCTGGTGGTGAGCCCGCTCCTGCGCGAGCTGATCCGCGCGTACACCGGGGCCCCGCACGACGACGGCCCCGAGCGCCGCAGGCTCCGTGCCGTACTGCTCGACGAGCTGCACGCGTCCCCGCAGCGACCGGTCCACCTTCCAGAGCCCACCGACCCGCGGCTTGCGGCCGTGTGCGCGGCCCTTCGCCGCGATCCCGCCGACGCCCGCACGCTCGCCGCCCTCGCCGCCGACGCCGGGGTCAGCGAGCGCACGCTCACGCGCCTGTTCCGCGCCGAGCTCGGGATGACCTTCCCGCAGTGGCGCACCCAGCTGCGCCTCTACAACGCGCTGCGCATGCTCGCCGACGGTTCCCAGGTCACGACCGTGGCCCACGCCTGCGGCTGGTCGTCCACCAGCGCGTTCATCGACGTCTTCCGCCGCGCGTACGGCCACACCCCCGGCACGCACCTGTCCGATTCGTTCACGACCCGACGCCGGCACCGCGCCTAG
- a CDS encoding MFS transporter, with amino-acid sequence MAAGHACVDVYQGAVAALVPFFVSERAYTYAAAAGLVLAASLLSSVVQPVFGALTDRWPMPWLLPVSTLLGGVGVALCGVTDSYAMTLALVALSGIGVAAYHPESARVARAASGGSHTAMSWFSLGGNLGFAFAPLMVAGVVALGGLAASPLLILPAVVGSVLCVAAVRAIPAPRPTAGHAASAAGSDDWASFGRLSGSIVCRSIVFVGLSAFISLYAAERTGGGAAAGTAALFVLYLGGAVGTVLGGTLANRFGRVTVVRWSGALGVLAVAGVVFVPGPLLLVCVALTSACLYVPFSLSITLGQDYLPRRVGTASGVTLGLTVSVGGIASPLIGAAADHTSLQVALAPLIALPGVSWLLLRTLREP; translated from the coding sequence ATGGCCGCCGGGCACGCCTGTGTCGACGTCTACCAGGGTGCCGTGGCCGCCCTGGTGCCGTTCTTCGTGTCCGAACGCGCCTACACCTACGCCGCGGCGGCAGGCCTCGTCCTCGCCGCGTCTCTGCTGTCGTCGGTGGTGCAGCCCGTGTTCGGCGCGCTCACCGACAGGTGGCCGATGCCGTGGCTGCTGCCGGTGAGCACACTCCTCGGCGGCGTCGGTGTCGCCTTATGCGGCGTCACCGACTCCTACGCCATGACGCTGGCGCTCGTGGCGCTGTCCGGTATCGGGGTCGCGGCCTACCACCCCGAGTCCGCCCGCGTGGCGCGCGCCGCGAGCGGTGGGAGCCACACCGCGATGAGCTGGTTCTCACTCGGCGGCAACCTCGGCTTCGCGTTCGCACCGCTCATGGTCGCCGGGGTCGTCGCGCTCGGCGGCCTCGCCGCGTCGCCGCTGTTGATCCTGCCGGCCGTGGTGGGCAGCGTGCTCTGCGTGGCGGCGGTGCGGGCGATCCCGGCGCCCCGGCCCACCGCCGGCCACGCCGCCTCCGCGGCTGGCTCCGACGACTGGGCGTCGTTCGGCAGGCTCTCCGGCTCGATCGTCTGCCGCTCGATCGTCTTCGTCGGGCTGAGCGCGTTCATCTCCCTCTACGCCGCGGAGCGCACCGGCGGTGGCGCCGCCGCGGGCACCGCCGCGCTGTTCGTGCTGTACCTCGGCGGCGCCGTCGGCACCGTGCTCGGCGGGACGCTGGCCAACCGGTTCGGCCGCGTCACGGTGGTGCGCTGGTCGGGCGCCCTCGGCGTGCTCGCCGTCGCGGGCGTGGTGTTCGTCCCCGGCCCGCTCCTGCTCGTCTGCGTGGCCCTGACCTCGGCCTGCCTGTACGTCCCGTTCTCGCTCAGCATCACGCTGGGCCAGGACTACCTGCCCCGTCGCGTCGGTACCGCGAGCGGCGTCACCCTCGGCCTCACCGTCAGCGTCGGCGGCATCGCGAGCCCGCTCATCGGTGCGGCCGCCGACCACACGTCCCTGCAGGTGGCACTCGCACCGCTGATCGCGCTCCCGGGCGTGAGCTGGCTGCTGCTGCGGACGTTGCGAGAACCGTGA
- a CDS encoding phosphatase PAP2 family protein, with the protein MISRDLGSDRRTRLLVGGGAAIGTAAVLGAVVRDRWSPLDTWFVREFRPPVAAPVVEAAAGVGMLLAVAGLLLAVAAALRRPAVRAGLWRHGILLVACAAVAGTQVLFQRPGPPGAGQDWTYPSGHAAVITAVAVTAVVLCRRSAPTWGRAVLVAEVLAVAVATASRVVLGEHFPTDVVGAVAAVVGVGLVVTALIDTALIDTRERPADPV; encoded by the coding sequence GTGATCTCACGTGATCTCGGATCCGACCGCAGGACCCGGCTGCTCGTCGGCGGCGGCGCTGCCATCGGCACGGCGGCGGTGCTGGGTGCCGTCGTGCGTGACCGGTGGTCCCCCCTCGACACGTGGTTCGTGCGCGAGTTCCGGCCGCCGGTGGCCGCGCCGGTCGTCGAGGCGGCCGCCGGGGTGGGGATGCTGCTCGCGGTGGCCGGTCTCCTCCTCGCCGTCGCCGCGGCGTTGCGCCGGCCCGCCGTTCGGGCAGGGCTCTGGCGCCACGGCATCCTGCTCGTCGCCTGCGCCGCCGTCGCCGGCACGCAGGTGCTCTTCCAGCGGCCCGGCCCACCGGGCGCTGGGCAGGACTGGACCTACCCGAGTGGGCACGCCGCCGTCATCACCGCCGTCGCGGTCACCGCGGTGGTCCTGTGCCGCCGGTCGGCGCCGACGTGGGGGCGAGCCGTGCTGGTGGCCGAGGTGCTCGCCGTGGCCGTCGCGACGGCGAGCCGGGTGGTGCTCGGCGAGCACTTCCCGACCGACGTCGTGGGCGCGGTGGCCGCGGTCGTCGGCGTCGGGCTCGTCGTGACGGCGTTGATCGACACCGCGTTGATCGACACACGCGAACGGCCCGCCGATCCGGTGTGA